From Streptomyces sp. NBC_00775, one genomic window encodes:
- a CDS encoding HD domain-containing protein, which yields MPPDHGQIKALDDRPYLLRTPGPSRPLWRRVQDELLNACADEYGVRGRLGEWRTARLSQPVQVLLTALVIIADWIASNPELFPYFPEESPRSGEERVAAAWRGLRLPPPWRSDVPRGDVQELFSSRFDLPPGAKARAVQEAAVRLAREMPEPGLLMVEAPMGEGKTEAALAVAEIFAARAGAGGVFFALPTMATGNAMFPRLLDWLERLPAEGGSRVSVLVAHSKAALNDEYADLMRESRQPITAVDSDAVIEQWRPSTAIRAAAAELVAHEWLRGRKKAMLSSFVAGTVDQLLFAGLKSRHLVLRHLAIAGKSS from the coding sequence GTGCCGCCGGACCACGGTCAGATCAAGGCGCTGGACGATCGGCCGTACCTGCTGCGCACCCCAGGGCCCAGCCGCCCACTGTGGCGGCGGGTGCAGGATGAGTTACTCAATGCTTGTGCTGATGAGTACGGCGTGCGCGGGCGGTTGGGGGAGTGGCGAACGGCGAGATTGTCGCAGCCGGTGCAGGTGCTGCTCACCGCCTTGGTGATCATCGCCGACTGGATTGCCAGCAACCCGGAGTTGTTTCCGTACTTTCCGGAGGAGTCGCCGCGCAGCGGGGAGGAGCGGGTGGCTGCGGCATGGCGGGGGCTGCGTCTTCCGCCGCCGTGGCGGTCTGACGTTCCGCGCGGGGATGTGCAGGAGCTTTTTTCCTCCCGGTTCGATTTGCCTCCGGGGGCGAAGGCCCGGGCGGTGCAGGAGGCGGCGGTCCGGCTCGCGCGGGAGATGCCTGAGCCGGGGCTGTTGATGGTCGAGGCGCCGATGGGCGAGGGGAAGACAGAGGCGGCTCTTGCTGTTGCCGAGATCTTCGCGGCGCGTGCGGGTGCTGGGGGAGTGTTCTTTGCGTTGCCGACCATGGCGACCGGAAACGCGATGTTTCCTCGTCTCCTGGATTGGCTTGAGAGGCTGCCGGCCGAGGGCGGCAGCCGCGTCTCTGTGCTGGTGGCGCACTCCAAGGCTGCCCTGAACGACGAGTACGCCGACCTTATGCGTGAGAGCCGCCAGCCCATCACGGCCGTTGACTCGGATGCTGTGATTGAGCAGTGGCGGCCCTCGACTGCGATCCGGGCTGCTGCGGCGGAACTTGTAGCGCATGAATGGCTGCGGGGCCGTAAGAAGGCCATGTTGTCCTCGTTCGTCGCGGGAACTGTGGACCAGTTGTTGTTCGCGGGGCTCAAGTCCCGGCACCTGGTGCTGCGTCACCTCGCGATCGCCGGCAAGTCATCGTGA
- a CDS encoding type I-E CRISPR-associated protein Cse1/CasA: protein MRTLSLDGEVFEQNLMELFAQAEKTADVDGDIPGEKVAFVEFLLAVCYASGTYPTSTEEWRQWVEEAHPLAEVASWVERQSEGDWDLFHPARPLGQNALLARFLEEHGTGPAQLVIERAGDYNQFADHHHLEHPDPLPAAKAFRAMLTQHVFGLSGRARISGKATLGAAITNLATGRLGGRIRVLAVGRTLGDTLRLNLAPTTDDPRVLNLTWTQGPIERRGFKAKPPARAVQGYADLHSYLGRSVLMRPKAGLDGDQAVVDRVLIGAGELLDLDAELHLQDAVVSVTRSGEKKPLWPSATRDLWREAHSLYAAVETESGGLYARLAKLPKEKGADRHPFDLLAVGLLSNKTTPIGWVTSVFPFAPGQAPVLYQASLRGSQVAEHVARSLDRAAYAAWEVMYPNPKPSDKKAQIARFDARGEQWKATEEPFHTLLLDVADGAMVTDCMPGYVEWLVETARDFLGKRLDSLPKNGQGLRARAAALRRFTSELASPRAPADLTASKDGES from the coding sequence GTGCGGACACTGTCGCTGGACGGCGAGGTGTTCGAACAGAACCTGATGGAGCTGTTCGCTCAGGCTGAGAAGACGGCGGACGTGGACGGGGACATCCCCGGCGAGAAGGTCGCATTCGTCGAGTTCCTACTCGCCGTGTGCTACGCCTCGGGTACCTACCCCACGTCGACGGAGGAGTGGCGGCAATGGGTCGAGGAGGCTCACCCGTTGGCGGAGGTTGCGTCGTGGGTGGAGCGACAATCGGAGGGGGACTGGGACCTGTTCCACCCGGCGCGGCCCTTGGGGCAGAACGCCCTCCTCGCAAGGTTCCTGGAAGAGCACGGAACGGGGCCGGCTCAACTCGTCATCGAACGTGCGGGTGACTACAACCAGTTCGCCGATCACCACCATCTTGAACACCCTGACCCGCTGCCTGCGGCCAAAGCCTTCCGAGCCATGCTGACCCAGCATGTCTTTGGCCTGTCCGGCCGTGCCCGAATATCAGGCAAGGCGACGCTGGGGGCCGCGATCACCAACCTGGCCACGGGACGGCTCGGTGGCCGGATCAGGGTTCTCGCCGTAGGGCGGACGCTGGGCGACACCCTGCGCCTCAACCTGGCGCCGACCACAGACGATCCTCGCGTGCTCAACCTGACCTGGACGCAGGGGCCGATCGAACGCAGAGGCTTCAAGGCCAAGCCGCCGGCTCGTGCCGTGCAGGGCTACGCGGACCTGCACAGCTACCTGGGCCGTTCGGTGCTGATGAGGCCGAAGGCAGGGCTGGACGGCGATCAAGCGGTGGTCGACCGCGTGCTGATCGGAGCCGGTGAACTATTGGACCTGGATGCCGAGTTGCATCTTCAGGACGCCGTCGTGTCCGTCACGCGCTCAGGGGAGAAAAAGCCGCTGTGGCCGTCTGCCACCCGAGACCTGTGGCGCGAGGCGCATTCCCTCTACGCCGCGGTGGAGACGGAGTCCGGCGGACTGTATGCCCGTCTGGCGAAGCTGCCCAAGGAGAAGGGAGCCGATCGGCACCCCTTCGACCTGCTGGCGGTCGGGCTCCTGTCGAACAAGACCACCCCCATCGGCTGGGTCACCAGTGTCTTCCCCTTCGCCCCGGGCCAGGCCCCGGTTCTGTACCAGGCCTCGCTGCGCGGTTCCCAGGTGGCGGAGCACGTGGCGCGGAGCCTGGACCGGGCGGCCTACGCGGCCTGGGAGGTCATGTATCCCAATCCCAAACCCAGCGACAAGAAAGCGCAGATCGCCCGCTTCGACGCCCGGGGCGAGCAGTGGAAAGCAACCGAAGAGCCCTTCCACACCTTGCTTTTGGATGTGGCCGATGGGGCGATGGTCACCGACTGCATGCCTGGCTATGTGGAGTGGCTCGTGGAGACGGCGCGGGACTTCCTGGGAAAACGCCTGGACTCGCTCCCGAAGAACGGGCAGGGCCTCCGCGCCCGCGCCGCGGCACTGAGGCGCTTCACGAGCGAACTCGCCAGCCCCCGGGCGCCGGCCGACCTCACCGCCTCCAAGGACGGAGAATCATGA
- the casB gene encoding type I-E CRISPR-associated protein Cse2/CasB, whose amino-acid sequence MTSASGQETTEETAAQLTAWLTSLVHNRQYGDLAQLRRVTADTSARIRAGWYAPNQDNREIYEKVALLFALYHRGVGQPTRGFGSFGAAARRIGRPGDRGPEDPGAVRLVDRIVASRRVPWRHLQHAITRLRACEQQPPSWTDLVVDLDQWNDRKARIAYGWAVDFHAPSGEGRKTSQKGRTT is encoded by the coding sequence ATGACCAGCGCATCCGGGCAGGAGACCACGGAGGAAACCGCAGCCCAACTCACGGCCTGGCTCACCTCGTTGGTGCACAACCGTCAGTACGGCGACCTTGCCCAGCTCCGACGCGTCACGGCCGACACCAGCGCAAGAATCCGGGCCGGCTGGTACGCCCCCAACCAGGACAACAGGGAGATCTACGAAAAGGTCGCCCTCCTGTTCGCCCTATACCACCGGGGTGTGGGACAGCCCACGCGAGGCTTCGGCAGTTTCGGCGCAGCGGCCCGGAGGATCGGCAGACCCGGCGACAGGGGGCCCGAGGACCCCGGAGCGGTGCGGTTGGTCGACAGGATCGTGGCCAGCCGACGCGTCCCCTGGCGACACCTCCAGCACGCGATCACCCGGCTGCGTGCCTGCGAACAGCAACCTCCGTCCTGGACAGACCTCGTCGTCGATCTCGACCAGTGGAACGACCGGAAGGCCCGCATCGCCTATGGCTGGGCGGTCGACTTCCACGCGCCGTCCGGCGAAGGCCGGAAGACCTCCCAGAAGGGCAGGACCACGTGA
- a CDS encoding type I-E CRISPR-associated protein Cas7/Cse4/CasC yields MTESPAPGGQFLSLHLLETLVAVLPVRDENGSPKTIVYGGAERHMITSQARRRAERMHARNRANAGVGPLAGRTTGLRTREWALLTARELETAHGWERNEALLTARAVLEATGLKFGDPAKKTVANLTKVLLFAPADTGERIAAHIAAQVEPLRAWRDEYLAAQSDLAKPKRGARKASEDAENAEGEVADAKSLPTLPKESRAAVLTALAPRDAIDIALYGRFLAEIADSPNVDGAVQSAHAFTIQEAEQVDDFYAAADDAKLERKKNALDFLDAADDAGAGMTGYQSLISGTFYRHAVLDRRQLKTNLQAAGMTQVEAAEAATAAEEEFVTAFVEAFPEAKKNSTASTGSLPALVLAFEGERPYNYAAAFQRPVDENPEDKGGEGPAGPAGVRRLLHHHVFVDQRRPDICTARLLTYDPQIDALLDGLDIPGATRVNTIEELTP; encoded by the coding sequence GTGACCGAAAGCCCCGCTCCAGGCGGCCAGTTCCTCTCCCTCCACCTGCTGGAGACTCTTGTCGCGGTCCTGCCTGTACGCGACGAGAACGGCTCTCCGAAAACCATCGTGTACGGCGGCGCCGAACGCCACATGATCACGAGCCAGGCCCGGCGCCGAGCAGAGCGGATGCATGCCCGCAACCGGGCCAACGCCGGGGTCGGCCCACTGGCCGGGCGCACAACCGGGCTGCGAACCCGGGAGTGGGCGTTGCTCACCGCGCGTGAGTTGGAGACCGCTCACGGCTGGGAGAGGAACGAGGCCCTCCTCACGGCACGGGCCGTACTGGAAGCGACAGGACTGAAGTTCGGCGATCCGGCGAAGAAGACCGTCGCTAACCTCACCAAGGTGCTCCTGTTCGCCCCCGCCGACACCGGCGAGCGGATCGCCGCGCACATCGCGGCTCAGGTCGAGCCGCTGCGCGCATGGCGGGATGAGTACCTCGCCGCGCAGAGCGACCTCGCGAAGCCCAAGCGAGGCGCGCGCAAGGCGTCCGAAGACGCCGAGAATGCAGAGGGCGAGGTGGCGGACGCCAAGAGCCTGCCCACGCTGCCCAAGGAGTCGCGCGCCGCGGTGCTCACCGCACTGGCCCCGCGCGACGCCATCGACATCGCGCTGTACGGCAGGTTCCTTGCAGAGATCGCCGATTCGCCCAACGTGGACGGCGCCGTGCAGAGCGCGCACGCCTTCACGATCCAGGAAGCCGAACAGGTCGACGACTTCTACGCCGCGGCCGACGACGCCAAGCTCGAGCGGAAGAAGAATGCGCTGGACTTCCTGGACGCCGCGGATGACGCGGGCGCGGGAATGACCGGTTATCAGTCACTCATCTCCGGCACGTTCTACCGGCACGCTGTACTCGACCGCCGCCAGCTGAAGACCAACCTCCAAGCCGCGGGCATGACCCAGGTGGAGGCGGCAGAGGCCGCGACCGCTGCAGAAGAGGAGTTCGTCACCGCATTCGTCGAGGCGTTCCCCGAAGCGAAGAAGAACTCCACCGCCTCCACCGGCTCACTGCCGGCCCTGGTACTGGCCTTCGAAGGCGAACGCCCCTACAACTACGCGGCCGCCTTCCAAAGGCCCGTCGACGAGAACCCGGAGGACAAGGGCGGCGAAGGACCGGCCGGACCGGCCGGCGTGAGGCGACTGCTCCACCACCACGTGTTCGTCGACCAGCGCCGCCCCGACATCTGTACGGCCCGTCTGCTCACGTACGACCCCCAGATCGACGCACTCCTCGACGGCCTGGACATCCCTGGAGCGACTCGGGTGAACACCATCGAGGAACTGACGCCATGA
- a CDS encoding type I-E CRISPR-associated protein Cas5/CasD, translating into MTHVLLVRLAGPLQSWGTASRFAARRDSHSRPTKSAVVGMCAAALGLPRNMGLKQPEQLTDDKERTQLTALGELARIVFGVRADHPGVPVRDYHTVGAGTYPLRPRDLITDHRRAAAVSASLDSATGDQFGHHTLTGWYGAPKKIAADPLSGVFVSGELARSALVTERWYLADATFLVGLQHEDEAFLKSVARALEHPQRLLWLGRKSCPPSGTLALKTVPGDLDTAFRNHRLLPGPDGTATPARKPWAWLQAPPSEHGATPVQDQPVSFDSLQPEHTTRWEIRRRVTINPNATDWEDIIP; encoded by the coding sequence ATGACACACGTGCTGCTCGTCCGGCTGGCCGGGCCGCTGCAATCGTGGGGAACGGCCAGTCGTTTCGCCGCACGCCGCGACTCGCACAGCCGGCCCACCAAATCGGCAGTGGTCGGAATGTGTGCGGCAGCCCTCGGACTACCGAGAAACATGGGGCTGAAGCAACCGGAGCAACTCACAGACGACAAGGAACGGACCCAGCTGACTGCCCTCGGGGAGTTGGCCCGGATCGTTTTCGGGGTGCGTGCCGACCACCCCGGCGTCCCTGTCCGGGATTACCACACCGTCGGCGCCGGGACCTATCCACTGCGCCCCCGTGACCTCATCACAGACCACCGGCGGGCCGCCGCCGTCTCAGCCAGTCTCGACTCCGCAACCGGCGACCAATTCGGCCACCACACGCTCACCGGCTGGTACGGCGCACCCAAGAAGATCGCGGCGGACCCCCTCTCCGGCGTGTTCGTCTCCGGCGAACTGGCCCGCTCCGCCCTCGTCACCGAGCGGTGGTACCTGGCCGATGCCACATTCCTCGTAGGGCTCCAGCACGAGGATGAAGCCTTCCTGAAGTCCGTGGCCCGAGCACTGGAGCACCCGCAGCGCCTGTTGTGGCTGGGCCGTAAGTCCTGTCCCCCGTCCGGAACCCTGGCTCTCAAAACTGTCCCCGGCGACCTCGACACAGCGTTCCGCAACCACCGGCTCCTGCCCGGACCCGACGGCACCGCCACCCCGGCGCGTAAGCCCTGGGCATGGCTCCAGGCCCCGCCTTCGGAGCACGGTGCCACGCCCGTGCAGGACCAGCCGGTGAGCTTCGACTCACTGCAGCCCGAGCACACCACCCGCTGGGAGATCCGACGCAGAGTCACGATCAACCCGAACGCCACCGACTGGGAAGACATCATCCCGTGA
- a CDS encoding type I-E CRISPR-associated protein Cas6/Cse3/CasE, whose product MNNPLQTGTATARFVATHSVLTLDARHPYVAKSLIDAQDMHRTVMSGFQGWVDDGSRDARAQLGVLSTWTLDLKEAVLVLVVQSKVAADWGNVPNAALRDVPQLITVDHTFRAGDTVVFRSVVNPTYSKPRTGPDGQMIRGQRVAHTKPDGVRKWCSRLFGTGDIPGRIGAAAEPDAISVRMLPAVSSPATHKGLKVARAELRGSLTVTDPKAFVTALSDGIGHARAYGCGLILTR is encoded by the coding sequence GTGAACAACCCCCTGCAGACCGGCACCGCAACAGCTCGCTTCGTCGCGACCCACTCCGTGCTGACCTTGGACGCGCGGCACCCCTACGTGGCGAAGTCACTGATCGACGCCCAGGACATGCACCGTACGGTGATGAGCGGTTTCCAGGGATGGGTCGACGACGGCAGCCGCGACGCCCGTGCTCAGCTGGGTGTTCTGTCGACGTGGACCCTGGACCTCAAAGAGGCCGTCCTCGTACTCGTCGTGCAATCCAAGGTAGCGGCGGACTGGGGAAACGTTCCCAACGCCGCCCTGCGGGACGTCCCCCAGCTCATCACCGTCGACCACACCTTCCGTGCAGGCGACACCGTCGTCTTCCGCTCTGTCGTCAATCCCACTTACAGCAAGCCGCGAACCGGGCCCGACGGACAGATGATTCGGGGCCAACGGGTGGCGCACACCAAGCCAGACGGCGTCAGGAAATGGTGCTCTCGCCTGTTCGGAACCGGGGACATCCCAGGCCGTATCGGCGCCGCTGCAGAACCCGACGCCATCTCGGTGCGCATGCTGCCCGCCGTCTCTAGTCCCGCCACCCACAAGGGCCTCAAAGTAGCCCGTGCCGAACTGCGCGGCTCCCTGACCGTCACCGACCCCAAGGCATTTGTCACCGCGCTCTCCGACGGCATTGGCCACGCCCGAGCGTACGGTTGCGGACTCATCCTGACACGATGA
- a CDS encoding competence protein CoiA family protein has translation MTRDQRLVQTAVMGSAESEIPVLLPMQAEQARQYRQAHDGETFWCGQWLGGCRGRLTIKTPAGRVPHFAHVPGPGRVTCRRASVGVSGADHLYIKQQILAWMNSQGIAAAACLPRGCRTARR, from the coding sequence GTGACCCGAGATCAGCGCCTGGTGCAGACCGCGGTGATGGGCAGCGCGGAGTCGGAGATACCCGTCCTGCTGCCGATGCAGGCCGAGCAGGCTCGCCAATACCGGCAGGCTCACGACGGGGAGACGTTCTGGTGCGGGCAGTGGCTGGGCGGCTGCCGGGGACGTCTGACGATCAAGACGCCCGCTGGTCGTGTCCCACATTTCGCGCATGTCCCCGGACCTGGGCGCGTGACGTGCCGCAGGGCGTCGGTGGGCGTCTCCGGCGCCGACCACCTCTACATCAAGCAGCAGATTCTCGCGTGGATGAACAGCCAGGGCATCGCTGCCGCCGCGTGCCTGCCCCGAGGATGCCGAACGGCTCGGCGGTGA
- a CDS encoding DUF6415 family natural product biosynthesis protein has translation MAHRTAPPPDPAGLTESPPDIATMRECARHLLAGGTKEPAADELETLTLQLRGHIELLIPEVQTKADRMPEDDIPRYCALACIGEARGKLKVHPRPGRAPGLAHARRLARVVNALCDHHENLIGGHG, from the coding sequence ATGGCGCACCGTACAGCCCCACCGCCCGACCCGGCAGGGCTCACGGAATCTCCGCCAGACATCGCCACCATGCGTGAGTGCGCACGCCACCTGCTCGCCGGGGGCACCAAGGAGCCGGCCGCCGACGAGCTGGAAACGCTCACGCTGCAGCTGCGCGGGCACATCGAGTTGCTTATCCCCGAGGTACAGACCAAAGCCGACCGCATGCCCGAGGACGACATCCCCAGGTACTGCGCACTCGCCTGCATCGGAGAGGCCCGCGGCAAGCTGAAAGTCCACCCGCGCCCCGGCCGCGCACCCGGGCTCGCCCACGCCCGCCGCCTGGCCCGCGTCGTCAACGCCCTGTGCGACCACCACGAGAACCTCATCGGCGGGCACGGGTGA
- a CDS encoding helix-turn-helix domain-containing protein, giving the protein MTTTLGPIELPDWAWERAEVRQALRARDMGAVFRCVQQYAGASQSRIAAAAGMTQARVNEIINGRREVSRLDVYERIADGLRMPDDARHLLGLAASREKRSGGAAFDLAAFPEVVRVYAAQNSAADEIQQQAREAQELDVLAVRGLGLIGLNDSLLRACLPREQGGKGLRVRVLLLDPDSDALIQRAAEVGESAESLAGGVRLAEARLRELADSSDIQVYRYRMLPTWRLIRTDSTMFVSAFDAGWEGHESATYKVMETPHGPLYRGFRRMFEAVVDGAERTV; this is encoded by the coding sequence ATGACGACGACGCTCGGGCCGATCGAGCTGCCCGACTGGGCATGGGAGCGCGCCGAGGTGCGGCAGGCGCTGCGCGCACGGGACATGGGCGCCGTGTTCCGGTGCGTGCAGCAGTACGCCGGCGCCAGCCAATCCCGCATTGCCGCGGCGGCGGGAATGACGCAGGCCCGCGTCAACGAGATCATCAACGGGCGCCGGGAAGTGTCCCGCCTCGACGTGTACGAGCGGATCGCCGACGGGCTGCGCATGCCCGACGACGCACGCCACCTGCTCGGTCTCGCCGCCAGCCGTGAGAAGCGTTCAGGCGGTGCGGCGTTCGACCTTGCCGCGTTCCCCGAAGTGGTCCGCGTGTATGCCGCGCAGAACTCCGCGGCCGACGAGATCCAGCAGCAGGCCCGAGAGGCGCAGGAGTTGGATGTTCTGGCCGTGCGCGGCCTCGGCCTGATCGGACTGAACGATTCGCTCCTGCGCGCCTGTCTGCCGCGCGAACAGGGCGGCAAGGGCCTTCGCGTCCGCGTGCTGCTCCTCGACCCCGACAGCGACGCCCTGATCCAGCGGGCGGCCGAGGTCGGGGAGTCTGCCGAGTCCCTCGCCGGCGGCGTGCGGCTGGCCGAGGCGCGGCTGCGGGAGCTTGCTGACTCGTCCGACATCCAGGTGTACCGGTATCGCATGCTGCCTACTTGGCGGCTCATCCGGACGGACTCCACCATGTTCGTCAGCGCCTTCGATGCGGGGTGGGAAGGCCACGAGAGCGCCACGTACAAGGTGATGGAGACACCGCACGGGCCCCTGTACCGGGGGTTCCGCAGGATGTTCGAAGCGGTCGTCGACGGCGCGGAGCGCACGGTCTGA
- the cyaB gene encoding class IV adenylate cyclase — translation MIEAELKARVHSPEAVTRQLDERAEARVEVYQDTYYDRPDGSLEKADQELRLRTVHGTAGPRTANGPTGLRTVLTFKDAAVDEGSGSKPEHETRVEDSQAAHAILRGLGYVPAIAFEKRCRNYDFEARGRQMLATLVRVPEIDGTFLEVETFVDEDDVAAALDDIRAVLAELGIGPEDLTRELYTDAVAAQRR, via the coding sequence GTGATCGAGGCGGAGTTGAAGGCCCGGGTCCACTCGCCCGAGGCGGTCACGAGACAGCTCGACGAGCGCGCCGAGGCGCGTGTCGAGGTGTACCAGGACACCTACTACGACCGGCCGGACGGCTCGCTGGAGAAGGCCGATCAGGAACTGCGGCTGCGGACCGTTCACGGCACGGCTGGTCCGCGAACGGCCAACGGCCCGACTGGTCTTCGGACCGTGCTCACCTTCAAGGACGCCGCGGTCGACGAGGGCTCCGGATCGAAGCCCGAGCACGAGACCCGCGTCGAGGACTCCCAGGCGGCGCATGCCATCCTGCGAGGCCTCGGCTACGTCCCGGCGATCGCCTTCGAGAAGCGGTGCCGCAACTACGACTTCGAGGCCCGCGGCCGGCAGATGCTCGCCACCCTTGTCCGTGTCCCTGAGATCGACGGGACGTTCCTCGAAGTCGAGACCTTCGTTGACGAGGACGACGTCGCGGCCGCACTGGACGACATCCGCGCCGTGCTCGCCGAACTCGGCATCGGGCCCGAGGATCTGACGCGCGAGCTGTACACGGACGCGGTCGCCGCGCAGCGTCGCTGA
- a CDS encoding DUF6924 domain-containing protein — MDLPAPEDLTSLVLRTDFSSAAAWEAARAAIDGSGERRHATYVSDHLFNGVGVQALVDADAAADDDDKLCYLFIADTITMTDDEHPLLAVDLHDEPGRTFRVLPRWYVDVSANLTIANMDFAEFADAADASGTFRDFEGG, encoded by the coding sequence ATGGACCTGCCCGCACCTGAGGATCTGACCTCGCTCGTCTTGCGTACCGACTTCAGCAGTGCTGCGGCATGGGAGGCAGCGCGGGCCGCGATCGATGGCTCCGGCGAGCGCCGTCATGCGACGTACGTCAGCGATCACTTGTTCAACGGCGTGGGTGTTCAAGCGCTGGTCGACGCGGATGCAGCCGCTGACGATGATGACAAGCTCTGCTACCTGTTCATCGCGGACACGATCACCATGACGGACGATGAGCATCCCCTCCTGGCCGTCGATCTCCATGACGAACCCGGTCGGACGTTCCGGGTGCTGCCCCGCTGGTACGTCGACGTCTCCGCCAATCTCACGATCGCCAACATGGACTTCGCCGAGTTCGCCGACGCCGCGGACGCATCCGGCACGTTCCGCGACTTCGAGGGCGGCTGA
- a CDS encoding DUF6236 family protein, producing MLPHIGLYYPFIHFRDERWLKTAALYWRELARVVPDGYRLSDSRTARVLREELGFIKPVDPAEPARQVAPMFLEVLTRHAEALHTAGYGVSPAWDDWDGRTRNPFDPVAPRSFGHGSRHTHGTRPERPGVAAAYWEEFTPELRAALMDSGLATDVRRGPGFRGRRSLTNGRWMAMDAGLAWVYTCAFVEVLARQGRYTPTTDQPDAHLASAGWDADRVAETLLGTTGTAMSAQPDNFADAVGLLAVRLAVPAGLDNVPVEKIVKLRENHRDEFAAFNAAVSQTVDELRQELAGVTLAVARESYVQMAVEQRFDAPLSALRDAMKAQGIGTVYGLANVKFEMPSVVSAFGPAVVGGFVGQPMAGTAVGAALAVVGARHTHKQQVKVLKAGNPAAYLLSVQRGLQPRSLLRKIASLA from the coding sequence ATGCTGCCACATATCGGTCTGTACTACCCGTTCATCCACTTCCGCGACGAGCGATGGTTGAAGACGGCCGCGCTCTACTGGCGAGAACTGGCGCGAGTCGTACCGGACGGCTATCGGTTGTCGGACTCGCGGACCGCCCGTGTACTGCGCGAGGAACTCGGCTTCATCAAGCCGGTGGATCCAGCGGAGCCCGCTCGACAGGTGGCACCGATGTTCCTCGAAGTCCTCACCCGTCACGCGGAGGCCTTACACACAGCGGGATACGGTGTGTCGCCTGCGTGGGACGACTGGGACGGCCGTACGCGCAATCCCTTTGATCCAGTGGCTCCGCGCTCGTTCGGGCACGGGTCGAGGCACACCCACGGCACGAGACCGGAACGCCCAGGCGTCGCAGCCGCCTACTGGGAGGAGTTCACCCCCGAACTGCGAGCGGCACTCATGGACTCCGGGTTGGCAACCGACGTGCGGCGAGGTCCTGGGTTTCGGGGGCGACGTTCCCTGACGAACGGTCGCTGGATGGCGATGGATGCCGGGCTCGCCTGGGTCTACACGTGTGCGTTCGTCGAAGTGCTCGCCCGCCAGGGCCGGTACACGCCCACGACGGACCAGCCCGACGCGCACCTGGCGTCGGCCGGCTGGGATGCCGACCGGGTCGCCGAGACCCTGCTCGGCACCACAGGCACGGCGATGAGTGCCCAGCCGGACAACTTCGCCGACGCGGTCGGACTGCTGGCCGTCCGTCTGGCCGTGCCGGCCGGACTGGACAACGTACCAGTCGAGAAGATCGTCAAGTTGCGGGAGAATCACCGTGACGAGTTCGCCGCGTTCAACGCTGCCGTGTCCCAGACCGTAGACGAGCTGCGACAGGAGCTGGCCGGGGTAACGCTGGCGGTGGCGCGCGAGAGCTACGTGCAGATGGCGGTCGAGCAGCGCTTCGATGCTCCTTTGAGTGCCTTGCGCGACGCGATGAAAGCGCAAGGCATCGGCACGGTGTACGGCCTGGCCAACGTGAAGTTCGAAATGCCCTCCGTGGTGAGCGCCTTCGGCCCTGCGGTCGTCGGCGGCTTCGTCGGTCAGCCCATGGCGGGTACGGCAGTTGGTGCGGCGCTCGCCGTCGTAGGCGCCCGCCACACGCACAAACAGCAGGTCAAAGTCCTGAAAGCCGGGAATCCTGCTGCCTACCTACTCTCGGTGCAACGCGGCCTTCAACCGCGTTCCCTCCTGCGGAAGATCGCTTCACTCGCCTGA